One region of Ornithinibacter aureus genomic DNA includes:
- a CDS encoding monovalent cation/H+ antiporter complex subunit F: MEPSLGSVLDLALLVLAGTLVAAIVRMVRGPTDADRALAADVGFAVLIAAVALLAARLDEPTLYSLVMVATLAGFLTTVALARLVDRRSP, encoded by the coding sequence GTGGAGCCGTCTCTGGGCTCGGTGCTGGACCTTGCGCTGTTGGTGCTCGCAGGCACGCTCGTCGCGGCCATAGTGCGGATGGTGCGCGGCCCCACCGACGCCGACCGGGCACTGGCGGCCGACGTTGGCTTCGCGGTTCTCATCGCCGCCGTGGCGCTCCTGGCGGCGCGACTCGACGAGCCGACCCTCTACAGCCTCGTCATGGTGGCAACCCTGGCCGGATTTCTCACCACCGTCGCGCTTGCGCGGCTGGTCGATCGGCGTTCGCCGTGA
- the mnhG gene encoding monovalent cation/H(+) antiporter subunit G, translating to MSAQELAAGVLVLVGVALFASAAVGLLWLPDVYARINAAAKAAGLGVVSVLLGVLILDPSPASVITLSLAIVLQLLTVPIAGIAIAEAAWLSRAPRTPSTQDELESPP from the coding sequence GTGAGTGCCCAGGAGCTGGCCGCTGGAGTGCTGGTGCTCGTGGGCGTCGCGCTGTTCGCGAGCGCCGCGGTAGGACTGCTGTGGCTGCCCGACGTATACGCCCGAATCAACGCGGCCGCGAAGGCCGCCGGACTTGGCGTGGTCAGTGTGTTGCTCGGTGTCCTGATCCTCGACCCGAGTCCGGCCTCGGTGATCACTCTCAGCCTCGCGATCGTGCTACAGCTGCTCACCGTGCCTATTGCCGGCATCGCCATCGCCGAGGCGGCCTGGCTCTCGAGAGCCCCTCGGACACCAAGCACCCAGGACGAGCTCGAATCTCCACCCTGA